A genomic window from Salvia hispanica cultivar TCC Black 2014 chromosome 5, UniMelb_Shisp_WGS_1.0, whole genome shotgun sequence includes:
- the LOC125186192 gene encoding translation initiation factor IF-2-like isoform X2, protein MASVEVESVPVAEIVAPAETPEKVEVKEEVAEAEPEKIVAAVEEPAVEAETKEVTAEETEEVKETEEEAVPEKETEAVEEAAKEEEAAPVSAEEVAPAEAAKEEEVAPVEAVEEEVAPVEAAEEAAPAEAAKEEEAAPVEKTDE, encoded by the exons GTTGAATCAGTTCCAGTGGCGGAGATCGTGGCTCCAGCGGAGACACCGGAGAAAGTGGAGGTGAAGGAAGAAGTAGCTGAAGCCGAGCCAGAGAAAATAGTGGCGGCTGTGGAGGAGCCAGCTGTTGAAGCTGAGACGAAGGAAGTTACAGCTGAAGAGACAGAGGAGGTAAAAGAAACCGAAGAAGAAGCCGTCCCAGAGAAAGAGACGGAGGCTGTTGAGGAAGCCGccaaggaggaggaggcggctcCCGTCTCAGCAGAAGAGGTTGCTCCAGCTGAAGCCGCCAAGGAAGAGGAAGTGGCTCCCGTTGAAGCCGTGGAAGAG GAGGTGGCTCCCGTAGAAGCCGCGGAAGAGGCTGCTCCAGCTGAAGCTGCCAAGGAGGAGGAAGCTGCTCCTGTTGAGAAAACTGATGAGTGA
- the LOC125186192 gene encoding induced stolen tip protein TUB8-like isoform X1, whose amino-acid sequence MASVEVESVPVAEIVAPAETPEKVEVKEEVAEAEPEKIVAAVEEPAVEAETKEVTAEETEEVKETEEEAVPEKETEAVEEAAKEEEAAPVSAEEVAPAEAAKEEEVAPVEAVEEAAPAEAAKEEEVAPVEAAEEAAPAEAAKEEEAAPVEKTDE is encoded by the coding sequence GTTGAATCAGTTCCAGTGGCGGAGATCGTGGCTCCAGCGGAGACACCGGAGAAAGTGGAGGTGAAGGAAGAAGTAGCTGAAGCCGAGCCAGAGAAAATAGTGGCGGCTGTGGAGGAGCCAGCTGTTGAAGCTGAGACGAAGGAAGTTACAGCTGAAGAGACAGAGGAGGTAAAAGAAACCGAAGAAGAAGCCGTCCCAGAGAAAGAGACGGAGGCTGTTGAGGAAGCCGccaaggaggaggaggcggctcCCGTCTCAGCAGAAGAGGTTGCTCCAGCTGAAGCCGCCAAGGAAGAGGAAGTGGCTCCCGTTGAAGCCGTGGAAGAGGCTGCTCCAGCTGAAGCCGCCAAGGAAGAGGAGGTGGCTCCCGTAGAAGCCGCGGAAGAGGCTGCTCCAGCTGAAGCTGCCAAGGAGGAGGAAGCTGCTCCTGTTGAGAAAACTGATGAGTGA